The following coding sequences are from one Primulina eburnea isolate SZY01 chromosome 15, ASM2296580v1, whole genome shotgun sequence window:
- the LOC140815725 gene encoding uncharacterized protein, translating into MFLQHCIKMKPQNKFMLLFISFYLVVSSSSARPQFSPTVSPDQSSEESAPVPLAGPASVPSSSPESASVPSPSPGPASVSSSSPESASVPSPFTGQASAPSISPSPATDSPNYVSFPPSISDSPSYSMSPDDDGPSESDGPSSFDISTVLSSVKPSESDGPSPFDISKLFSSVKVDPDVEKICESTDHPALCIATVAPLLKGENIDVKSVLEVAIKASSTFTQFVLSLAKNLAEKPGTPPEMKSILNDCKDSYDTALSNFEETTTALSQGDIGTMNSMLSAVMTFVGDCEDSFDGLGIESPLMDYSDKLTNMTSNCLAIVSLMN; encoded by the coding sequence ATGTTTCTCCAACATTGCATAAAAATGAAACCCCAAAACAAATTCATGCTTCTTTTCATCTCTTTCTACCTTGTTGTTTCCTCCAGCTCGGCACGGCCTCAGTTTTCGCCCACAGTTTCGCCTGATCAATCCTCGGAAGAATCAGCACCTGTCCCTTTGGCTGGACCTGCATCCGTGCCTTCATCATCGCCCGAATCAGCATCTGTCCCGTCTCCATCCCCTGGACCTGCATCTGTGTCTTCATCTTCTCCTGAATCAGCGTCCGTCCCATCTCCGTTCACCGGGCAAGCTTCTGCTCCATCAATATCACCATCACCTGCTACAGATTCTCCGAACTATGTTTCATTCCCTCCTTCTATCTCTGACTCTCCATCATATTCCATGTCTCCAGACGACGACGGGCCATCTGAATCCGACGGCCCCTCTTCATTCGATATCTCAACAGTGCTTTCGTCAGTTAAACCATCAGAATCCGACGGCCCTTCTCCATTCGATATCTCAAAATTGTTTTCGTCAGTAAAAGTTGATCCAGACGTCGAGAAAATCTGTGAATCCACAGATCACCCTGCCCTTTGCATTGCCACAGTTGCTCCCTTGCTCAAAGGCGAAAACATTGATGTAAAGTCTGTTCTTGAAGTCGCCATTAAAGCTAGCTCCACTTTCACACAATTTGTCCTGTCGTTAGCGAAGAATCTAGCTGAAAAACCCGGAACCCCACCTGAGATGAAATCCATTCTCAACGACTGTAAGGACAGCTACGACACCGCCCTGTCTAACTTCGAGGAGACTACCACTGCTTTATCTCAGGGCGATATAGGCACCATGAACAGCATGCTCAGCGCTGTGATGACATTCGTCGGAGATTGTGAGGACTCATTTGATGGGCTTGGGATCGAATCCCCGTTAATGGACTATTCTGATAAGTTAACTAACATGACAAGCAATTGTCTCGCCATTGTTTCGCTCATGAATTGA